In Methanonatronarchaeum sp. AMET-Sl, one genomic interval encodes:
- a CDS encoding transcription initiation factor IIB, which yields MIKRESIGEYEESNICNECGSKKLSVDHERAELICEKCGLVVDDEFIDTGPEWRAFDSSERESKSRVGAPMTFTIHDKGLSTMIDWRNRDSQGGSISSNKRAKLYRMRKWQKRVRVSNAMERNLAFALSELDRMCSQLKLPQSVREDSAVLYRQAIKENLIRGRSIEGVTASVIYASCRQRDVPRTLDEIAEVARVSRKEIGRTFRFISRELGFKLLPISPKDYIPRFCSELELSEAVEKVAHDLINEAIEKGLVSGRGPTGVAASAIYISALKCGEKRTQREVAKIASVTEVTIRNRYKELANELNIDIPL from the coding sequence ATTATAAAGAGGGAATCTATTGGAGAATATGAAGAAAGTAATATATGCAATGAATGTGGTTCAAAAAAACTTTCAGTTGACCATGAAAGAGCAGAACTAATTTGCGAAAAATGTGGGTTGGTAGTAGACGATGAATTTATAGACACCGGTCCAGAATGGAGAGCTTTCGACAGTTCAGAAAGGGAAAGTAAAAGCCGAGTAGGAGCTCCAATGACTTTTACAATACATGACAAAGGCCTGTCAACAATGATAGACTGGAGAAACCGGGATTCTCAAGGCGGAAGCATATCATCAAACAAAAGAGCCAAACTATATCGAATGCGCAAATGGCAAAAAAGAGTACGCGTAAGCAACGCAATGGAACGCAACCTAGCGTTCGCCTTAAGTGAACTCGATAGAATGTGTTCACAACTAAAACTACCACAAAGCGTAAGAGAAGACTCAGCAGTCTTGTATAGACAAGCAATAAAAGAAAACCTAATTAGAGGTAGAAGTATAGAAGGCGTTACAGCCTCAGTAATCTATGCCTCATGCCGCCAAAGAGACGTACCAAGAACCCTAGACGAAATCGCCGAAGTAGCAAGAGTATCAAGAAAAGAGATTGGAAGAACATTTAGATTTATTTCACGCGAACTAGGATTCAAACTACTCCCAATATCACCAAAAGACTACATACCACGATTTTGCAGCGAACTCGAACTATCAGAAGCAGTAGAAAAAGTAGCACACGATTTAATCAACGAAGCAATAGAAAAAGGCCTCGTAAGCGGTAGAGGGCCAACAGGAGTAGCAGCATCAGCAATATACATATCAGCCCTAAAATGCGGAGAAAAAAGAACACAAAGAGAAGTTGCAAAAATAGCGTCAGTCACAGAAGTAACCATAAGAAACCGATACAAAGAACTTGCAAATGAATTAAACATAGACATACCACTGTAA
- the npdG gene encoding NADPH-dependent F420 reductase — protein sequence MKIGFIGGTGHIGEGLALRWGKDSKHEIYIGSRNDERGEEAAGKYREILDEAGYSNDISGGDNRFAVENSDVVVVCIPHKSVVETIRSLEDVFDCQVLISPIVPMYKSDGSFCCEDCCAAVELDDAAPDRVDVVSAFHTVPAKGLSEFDRPLDCDVVVCGDDSETKEVVFDLIDDIEGMRGLDGGDLSVSQLTEAMTPLLLNVSIRNDISHPTIKFISP from the coding sequence ATGAAGATTGGTTTTATTGGTGGAACTGGACATATTGGTGAAGGCCTTGCATTGAGGTGGGGTAAAGACAGTAAACACGAGATATATATTGGTTCTCGTAATGATGAGAGAGGGGAAGAGGCAGCAGGTAAGTATAGAGAGATTTTGGATGAAGCGGGATATAGTAATGATATTAGTGGTGGGGATAATCGGTTTGCTGTTGAAAACAGTGATGTTGTAGTTGTATGTATTCCGCATAAGTCGGTGGTGGAAACGATTAGGTCTTTAGAAGATGTTTTTGATTGTCAGGTATTAATCTCCCCTATCGTACCGATGTATAAATCTGATGGTAGTTTTTGTTGCGAAGATTGTTGTGCTGCTGTAGAACTTGATGATGCGGCTCCAGATAGAGTTGATGTTGTTTCTGCATTCCATACCGTTCCAGCAAAGGGTTTATCTGAGTTTGATCGACCATTAGATTGTGATGTAGTTGTTTGTGGAGATGATTCAGAAACTAAGGAAGTTGTTTTTGACCTAATAGACGATATTGAGGGAATGAGGGGTCTGGATGGTGGAGATCTATCTGTTTCACAGTTGACTGAAGCAATGACTCCGCTTCTTTTGAACGTTTCTATAAGAAATGATATTTCCCACCCCACGATAAAATTCATATCTCCTTAA